The Leishmania mexicana MHOM/GT/2001/U1103 complete genome, chromosome 4 genome includes a window with the following:
- a CDS encoding putative proton motive ATPase, with protein MNEVRMTVTPLHRFVAGALLSPSTALVAAEALVYQVVGGSQCLWLTLVGLVVMQVAVLVAMAVVDRARVRRLQRCLVPGRAVAYREETWAVVGSAQLVPGDLVQLVAGSAVFADCSLYNGSVLMDMSDVTGRTRTEPAAAGQLLVAGSKVVDGAGEAVVRYTGPETFVGQTIELVERLPHGFEQRQRLSRAYAGTYFLIAAVAVTAEVVLFGALRGWDGYSVWRMARETTLFALLCTPVSFDLAVYVATSRGASAAMQRSQAVVLRLRALLSLASVDMLLVDKTGTLSSGHCTLAAHHRAYLAGYPSRAAVVQLMALACRWRQPSLHATKRAVLRSADLDACDEYTQLDYVEHEGEHRSSALLRRRDGGLLRVTEGRLRSVLALVQHPESAAACVEAQRLAFAWSQSGLRCVAVAVAEGDGPWRLAGLLTFADPLRGDAAPMVWDCSRLGVDVTLISGDEHRAVAAAAEAVQLKSEVMSGRDVPPLSMWEAEHRSPASALSVTVDMSAAANSATEYAACRAYAEMQPQQKAALVRALQQSGRVVAVLGDGVNDAAAARLSDVGIALLSAEQGQATARGALWGADIALTSDHLGTVAELLVVSRELFGTIYSVFFWVTAAALQLSVLAATLAVAVPRRCAGESSNELGLGLPPSGLHVLTLVYINGLTLMWVSTEAGDGTYWAAAPCCLSYSVALLQASTMAFIGLVGGVALGIVGGLACDGCGWWPLVSPGMLEVITEERLGGIITFYILYLNLFLTMSCASPVRAGWRFWRHSRLRIVLALTVVYGLYMTWAIDAHLSFAACLCVYCGVVAVLQDMAKLTVHGICYCLGFRTYRACVDGMYGLQRHGHADADEDTSATLPRRTTSTPSHDAAGRRSSVSSSLDAVVGCIASLDVKLLCRARPAPMTSAE; from the coding sequence ATGAACGAAGTGCGCATGACCGTGACGCCGCTCCATCGCTTTGTTGCAGGCGCGTTGCTCTCTCCCAGCACGgccctcgtcgctgccgagGCGCTCGTCTATCAGGTCGTTGGCGGCAGCCAGTGCCTGTGGCTGACTCTGGTGGGGCTCGTGGTGATGCAAGtcgcggtgctggtggcgatGGCAGTGGTGGACCGCGCAAGGGTGCGGCGCCTCCAGCGGTGCCTCGTACCGGGCCGCGCGGTTGCCTACCGAGAGGAGACATGGGCAGTGGTGGGGTCAGCGCAGCTGGTCCCTGGCGACCTTGTCCAGCTTGTTGCAGGGTCAGCGGTGTTTGCTGACTGCTCTCTCTACAACGGGTCCGTGTTGATGGATATGTCCGACGTGACGGGGCGCACCCGCACCGagcctgccgcagcgggcCAGCTCCTGGTCGCCGGCTCCAAGGTGGTGGACGGGGCTGGGGAAGCTGTGGTGCGCTACACAGGGCCAGAGACGTTCGTGGGTCAGACCATTGAGCTTGTAGAGCGCCTGCCACACGGCTttgagcagcggcagcggctcagTCGAGCCTACGCCGGCACATATTTCCTTATAGCTGCCGTagcggtgacggcggaggtggtgctgtTCGGGGCTCTCCGTGGGTGGGACGGCTACTCAGTGTGGAGAATGGCACGGGAGACGACGCTGTTTGCCCTGCTGTGCACTCCGGTTAGCTTTGATCTCGCCGTGTACGTGGCAACGTCGCGAGGTGCGTCGGCGGCCATGCAGCGCTCTCAGGCCGTCGTCTTGCGcctccgcgccctcctctcACTTGCATCGGTTGACATGCTGCTGGTGGACAAGACAGGCACCTTGTCTTCCGGTCACTGCACCCTCGCGGCGCATCATCGCGCCTACTTAGCAGGGTACCCGTCTCGTGCAGCCGTGGTCCAGCTgatggcgctggcgtgccggtggcggcagccaAGTCTGCACGCGACAAAGCGagctgtgctgcgcagcgcggaCCTCGACGCCTGTGACGAATACACGCAGTTGGACTACGTAGAGCACGAGGGGGAGCATCGCAGCTCcgccctgctgcgccggcgtgaTGGGGGGCTTCTTCGTGTCACCGAAGGGCGGCTTCGCTCCGTCTTGGCGCTCGTCCAGCATCCAGagtctgccgccgcgtgcgtTGAGGCGCAGCGTCTGGCGTTTGCCTGGAGCCAGAGCGGTCTGCGAtgtgtggcggtggccgttGCCGAGGGCGATGGCCCTTGGCGGTTAGCCGGGCTTCTCACGTTCGCTGACCcgctgcgcggcgacgcggccCCGATGGTCTGGGACTGTAGCCGACTTGGTGTTGACGTGACGCTGATCTCTGGCGATGAGCACCgggctgtcgccgccgcggcagaggcggtgcagctaAAATCCGAGGTGATGAGCGGGCGAGACGTGCCGCCTCTGAGCATGTGGGAAGCAGAGCACCGCTCGCCAGCGTCTGCGCTGAGCGTGACGGTCGACatgagcgccgctgcgaacTCTGCGACCGAGTAcgccgcctgccgcgccTACGCAGAGATGCAGCCTCAACAGAAGGCAgcgctcgtgcgtgcgcttcaGCAGTCAGGCCGCGTCGTGGCTGTGTTGGGCGACGGGGTAaacgacgccgcagcggcgcgccttTCGGACGTCGGCATTGCACTGCTCTCGGCTGAGCAGGGCCAAGCCACGGCACGGGGCGCGCTGTGGGGTGCCGACATCGCCCTCACCTCCGACCACCTCGGCaccgtggcggagctgcttgTCGTCAGCCGCGAACTCTTCGGCACCATCTactccgtttttttttgggtaacagcagcggcactgcagcTGTCGGTGCTCGCTGCCACCTTGGCGGTAGCGGttccgcggcgctgcgctggtgAATCCTCGAACGAGCTTGGACTAGGGCTTCCACCGAGTGGCCTTCACGTATTGACGCTCGTCTACATCAACGGACTGACGCTGATGTGGGTTTCTACAGAGGCTGGCGACGGCACCTACTGGGCCGCGGCACCCTGCTGTCTCAGCTAcagcgtggcgctgctgcaggcgtccACGATGGCGTTTATCGGTCTCGTTGGCGGCGTCGCCCTCGGGATCGTTGGCGGCCTCGCCTGCGACGGATGTGGCTGGTGGCCACTAGTCTCACCCGGCATGCTGGAGGTCATCACTGAGGAGCGCCTGGGCGGCATTATCACGTTCTACATCCTCTACCTGAACCTATTTCTGACGAtgagctgcgcctcgccgGTGCGGGCGGGGTGGCGCTTCTGGCGACACTCGCGCCTGCGCATCGTACTCGCCCTTACCGTAGTGTACGGGCTGTACATGACCTGGGCAATCGACGCACATCTCAGCTTTGCCGCTTGCCTGTGTGTCTACTGTGGTGTCGTCGCTGTTCTGCAGGACATGGCAAAGCTCACGGTGCATGGCATCTGCTACTGCCTTGGGTTTCGTACGTACCGCGCCTGTGTGGACGGCATGTACGGTCTCCAGCGGCACGGCCATGCCGATGCGGACGAGGACacctcggcgacgctgccacgCAGGACGACAAGCACGCCATCTCATGACGCCGCCGGCCGCCGCAGTTCTGTGTCGTCCTCTCTGGATGCAGTGGTGGGTTGCATTGCCAGCCTCGATGTGAAGCTGCTCTGCCGTGCCCGACCCGCGCCAATGACCTCAGCAGAGTAA